A window of Thermoproteus sp. genomic DNA:
CGGGGCATTTGGACTATAGAGAGAAGGGAATCCAGCCCGCCCAAGTGTCTAGTGGGCACGGGCACCCCTATGACTGGAAGCGGTGTCAAGGAGGCGGTCATGCCGGGCAGGTGCGCAGCGCCGCCAGCGCCTGCTATAATTACGTCGAATTCCTTCTCGGCCTCTTTGGCGAATTGGTACATGAAGTCGGGCGTCCTGTGGGCGCTGACCACTCTGGCTTCGTAAGGCACGCCGAACCTCTCCAGGACCTCTAAGGCCTCCTTCATGACCTCTAGGTCGTTTATAGAGCCCATTATTACTGCCACCTTCATGCAACTATAGTTGTTATTGTATTAAATGCCAATTCGCAATTTTTATATATAGCGAATATATCCATGGCCTACTACCCT
This region includes:
- the purE gene encoding 5-(carboxyamino)imidazole ribonucleotide mutase, whose protein sequence is MKVAVIMGSINDLEVMKEALEVLERFGVPYEARVVSAHRTPDFMYQFAKEAEKEFDVIIAGAGGAAHLPGMTASLTPLPVIGVPVPTRHLGGLDSLLSIVQMPRGTPVATVAIGNSANAAHLALRILGIKYPEVRERVRAHMAEMRDEVLKTSLIKKFP